In Corynebacterium matruchotii, a single genomic region encodes these proteins:
- the prmC gene encoding peptide chain release factor N(5)-glutamine methyltransferase, translating to MHEILRVAEATLAAAGVASPRHDAHTLAAHLIGTDPLTVRLMSPTDLPATFHHDYAELISRRAHREPLQHILGTAPFGPLTLTVGPGVFIPRPETEQLADWVATHLGNTPNPLIIDLCTGSGAIADYLAHARPDANIYAVELSPEALTYTHTNLDPLGVTIIAGDATNPTLLEHLNGKATAVVTNPPYVPHTTDLQPEVYADPPMAVFGGDTGMDVITRLIPTARRLLAPGGVFACEHDDTTGPDVVKLVAEAGLRQVTQHQDWAGQPRFVTAICDSTD from the coding sequence GTGCACGAAATACTGCGCGTAGCGGAGGCCACCCTGGCAGCAGCCGGCGTGGCCTCCCCACGTCACGACGCCCACACACTCGCCGCCCACCTCATCGGCACCGACCCACTCACCGTGCGGCTCATGTCACCAACCGACCTCCCCGCCACCTTCCACCACGACTATGCCGAACTCATCAGCCGGCGCGCCCACCGAGAACCCCTCCAACACATCCTCGGCACCGCCCCCTTCGGCCCCCTCACCCTCACCGTCGGACCCGGAGTATTCATCCCCCGACCCGAAACCGAACAACTCGCCGACTGGGTCGCCACCCACCTTGGCAACACCCCCAACCCGCTCATCATCGACCTCTGCACCGGCTCCGGCGCCATCGCCGACTACCTCGCCCACGCCCGCCCCGACGCCAACATTTACGCGGTAGAACTCTCCCCAGAAGCACTCACCTACACCCACACCAACCTCGACCCCCTCGGCGTCACCATCATTGCCGGCGACGCCACCAACCCCACCCTACTCGAACACCTGAACGGGAAAGCGACGGCGGTAGTCACCAACCCGCCCTACGTACCCCACACCACCGACCTCCAACCAGAGGTTTATGCCGACCCGCCCATGGCAGTCTTCGGCGGCGACACCGGAATGGACGTCATCACCCGGCTCATTCCCACAGCCCGGCGCCTCCTCGCGCCGGGGGGAGTGTTCGCTTGCGAACACGACGACACCACCGGGCCGGACGTCGTAAAGCTCGTGGCAGAAGCGGGGCTGCGCCAGGTAACGCAGCACCAGGATTGGGCGGGGCAACCCCGGTTTGTGACGGCGATTTGTGACAGTACGGACTAA
- the prfA gene encoding peptide chain release factor 1 produces MASQSHQVSAVDDIVSEYQGIEAQMSDPETVGDQALFRKLSKRYSELQPIMKVNTALEQARADLADAKEMAYEDSEFAPEADRLAGEVVELEEKLADLLAPRDPHDGDDIVMEIKAGAGGEEAALFAGELVRMYQRYADKHGFSTEVLGLSESDLGGVKDMTLSIRSKQPSRDGAWSVFKFEGGVHRVQRVPVTESQGRIQTSAAGVLVYPEPDEIAAVEIDDKDIRVDVYRSSGKGGQGVNTTDSAVRITHLPTGIVVTCQKERSQIQNKARALQVLAARLQALAEEQAEAEAAQGRAAQIRTLDRSERIRTYNWPENRISDHRIGFKANNLDSVLNGDMEDLFTALRTAERAARLEAE; encoded by the coding sequence ATGGCTAGCCAATCTCATCAGGTTTCGGCAGTAGACGACATCGTTTCGGAATACCAAGGCATCGAAGCCCAAATGTCCGATCCGGAAACCGTGGGGGACCAAGCACTGTTTCGAAAACTATCGAAACGGTATTCGGAACTGCAGCCCATCATGAAGGTGAACACTGCCCTGGAACAGGCCCGCGCCGACCTTGCCGACGCCAAAGAAATGGCCTACGAAGACTCCGAATTCGCCCCCGAAGCCGACCGCCTCGCCGGCGAAGTAGTCGAACTCGAAGAAAAACTCGCCGACCTCCTCGCCCCCCGCGACCCCCACGACGGTGACGACATCGTCATGGAAATCAAAGCCGGCGCCGGCGGGGAAGAAGCAGCCCTCTTCGCCGGTGAACTCGTACGCATGTACCAACGCTACGCCGACAAACACGGATTCAGCACCGAAGTGCTTGGTCTATCCGAATCCGACCTGGGCGGAGTCAAAGACATGACCTTATCCATCCGCTCCAAACAACCGTCCCGCGACGGCGCCTGGAGCGTCTTCAAATTCGAAGGCGGCGTACACCGAGTCCAACGCGTACCCGTCACCGAATCCCAAGGCCGAATCCAAACCTCCGCCGCCGGTGTTCTCGTCTACCCCGAACCCGACGAAATCGCCGCCGTCGAAATCGACGACAAAGACATCCGTGTCGACGTTTACCGATCCTCCGGCAAAGGCGGCCAAGGCGTCAATACCACTGACTCCGCGGTCCGCATCACTCACCTGCCCACCGGCATCGTCGTCACCTGCCAAAAAGAGCGATCCCAGATCCAAAACAAGGCCCGCGCCTTGCAAGTGCTGGCCGCCCGACTCCAGGCACTAGCGGAAGAACAAGCCGAAGCCGAAGCCGCCCAAGGTCGAGCAGCCCAAATCCGCACCCTCGACCGATCCGAACGAATCCGCACCTACAACTGGCCGGAAAACCGGATCTCCGATCACCGCATCGGATTCAAGGCAAACAACCTCGACTCCGTGCTCAACGGCGACATGGAAGACCTCTTCACCGCGCTCCGAACCGCGGAACGTGCCGCCCGACTCGAAGCCGAATAA